In a single window of the Melissococcus plutonius ATCC 35311 genome:
- a CDS encoding recombinase family protein, with protein MARIFGYARVSTQDQNLELQIDALKKLGAIIIYKEKASGKKRERQELQALLNILSPGDTIAVYKFDRISPSTKHLIELAEYFSENNIQFISIQDNVDTSTSMGRFFFRLMASIAELERDIIVERTNADLIAARARGRLGGRPPKDSQVIEKALNLYQSKQYSIKEITQLTGVSKSLLYRKIAEQKKSTQQEITSQICK; from the coding sequence ATGGCAAGAATATTTGGATATGCCAGAGTATCAACACAAGATCAAAATTTAGAACTGCAAATTGATGCTTTAAAAAAGTTAGGTGCAATTATCATCTATAAAGAGAAAGCTTCAGGCAAAAAACGTGAACGTCAAGAATTACAAGCTCTTTTGAATATTCTCTCCCCTGGTGATACAATAGCTGTTTATAAATTTGATCGTATTTCTCCTTCAACAAAACATTTAATTGAACTAGCTGAATATTTTTCTGAAAATAATATCCAATTCATTTCTATTCAGGATAACGTAGATACATCTACCTCAATGGGCAGATTCTTTTTTCGTTTGATGGCAAGCATTGCAGAATTGGAAAGAGATATTATTGTTGAACGAACAAACGCAGATTTAATCGCTGCTAGAGCCAGAGGAAGATTAGGTGGTAGACCGCCAAAAGATAGTCAGGTGATCGAAAAAGCATTAAATTTATATCAATCAAAACAGTATTCAATTAAAGAAATTACCCAGTTAACAGGTGTTAGCAAATCCTTACTCTATAGAAAAATAGCTGAACAAAAAAAATCAACGCAACAAGAAATTACTTCTCAGATTTGTAAATAG
- a CDS encoding Ig-like domain-containing protein, producing MRIRNKITKWFTFIYIVFNILNPLHTVYAMEIENFQTYENGNSYITNSHLEKNSKEVVNGDTLNLYDQLKYNVDFSIDHNKFKQGDILVFDIPKELDITDNFKFTLGTPDGRSEVGKMEVKKDLSGKYKAYLTFTTDYIETHSSFKGSFVLMCTLNSRYVSGGSNIIPLPDGSININVDVPVRPSSSSESK from the coding sequence ATGAGGATAAGAAATAAAATAACAAAATGGTTCACTTTTATTTATATTGTATTTAATATATTAAATCCATTACATACCGTTTATGCTATGGAAATAGAAAATTTTCAAACCTACGAAAATGGAAATAGTTATATTACTAATAGTCATTTAGAAAAAAATAGTAAGGAAGTTGTAAATGGTGATACATTAAATCTTTATGACCAACTAAAATATAACGTTGATTTTTCAATTGATCATAACAAATTTAAACAAGGGGACATACTTGTTTTTGACATTCCAAAGGAATTAGATATTACAGATAATTTCAAATTTACTTTAGGAACACCAGATGGTCGTTCTGAAGTTGGTAAAATGGAAGTAAAAAAAGATCTTTCTGGTAAATATAAAGCCTATTTAACATTTACTACAGATTATATTGAGACCCATTCATCATTTAAAGGATCATTTGTTTTAATGTGTACATTGAATAGTAGATATGTAAGTGGAGGCAGCAACATAATTCCACTTCCGGACGGGTCTATTAATATTAATGTTGATGTACCAGTTAGACCAAGTAGCAGTAGTGAATCTAAGTAG
- a CDS encoding Cna B-type domain-containing protein: MSMDLLPHLLGEMKESGNDSGKEANLSYATIPDNPKESRKVNNKVKITAHFKNNSKPTDIDIEGSTPWEGFTPPGDREEIPTKSGTQKENKNHDRYLQWQVKMHIPSIKKLAGVEKLSDLKALYFEDTPEKQKFIPFDITFPSGYIPKDTYLRMDTPNNSSIKVTYLNDKDAGVSQDKKILKTDLLPHLLKVMSGSEEQLDKNTFLYYTTTPDVSWINQVVKNNAKITAYTKANPDRPVSWELKEQTRWDNGGGNIYGSTAGIKISKVDAETKKALAGAQFDIYNSDNKKIGSLTTDQNGQAQYPQKSTDVTDGLIIGDYYLKETKAPSGYQINSNNTYNFSITKDDLKQSTFENMYYKQKTIENQRQDEKIDINGTKTWEDNNDQDGKRPEKIVIHLLKNGKEIDSKEVTKAQNWQYSFKNLPKNENGKENNYAITENVVPGYEAIPNGYNLTNKHTPEKTEISGTKTWDDNNNQDRKRPEKITVHLMNGNKEVATKEVSEKDGWKYSFTGIPVYENGKKIEYTLKEDQVPGYTTKVDGYNLTNKYTPETTEVSGAKTWDDNNDQDGKRPEKITVRLMNGDKEVATKEVSEKEGWKYSFTGLPVYEKGQKIHYSIKEDKVAGYTTLTKGTEPCQHPCTRSNRSIWNKNVGR; the protein is encoded by the coding sequence ATGTCTATGGATCTTTTACCTCATTTATTAGGTGAAATGAAAGAGTCAGGAAATGATAGTGGCAAGGAAGCAAATCTTTCCTATGCGACAATTCCAGATAATCCAAAAGAAAGCAGGAAAGTAAATAATAAGGTAAAGATAACTGCTCACTTTAAAAATAACTCTAAACCAACTGATATAGATATAGAAGGCTCAACTCCATGGGAGGGGTTTACACCTCCAGGAGATAGAGAAGAAATACCTACAAAGTCAGGAACACAAAAAGAAAATAAAAATCATGATAGGTACTTGCAATGGCAAGTAAAAATGCATATTCCTTCAATCAAAAAATTAGCGGGCGTTGAAAAATTAAGTGACCTGAAGGCCTTATATTTTGAGGATACACCAGAAAAACAAAAATTTATTCCGTTTGATATTACTTTTCCATCTGGTTATATCCCAAAGGATACCTATTTACGAATGGATACTCCAAACAATTCATCAATTAAAGTTACATATTTAAATGATAAAGATGCTGGTGTATCACAAGATAAAAAAATATTGAAGACTGATCTCCTACCTCATTTATTAAAAGTAATGAGTGGATCAGAGGAGCAACTAGATAAAAATACTTTTCTTTACTATACAACAACGCCGGATGTTTCATGGATCAATCAAGTAGTAAAGAATAATGCAAAAATAACTGCTTATACTAAAGCTAATCCAGACAGACCAGTGAGCTGGGAATTAAAAGAACAAACGCGTTGGGACAATGGTGGTGGAAATATCTATGGTTCGACAGCTGGAATAAAGATCTCAAAGGTTGATGCAGAAACGAAAAAAGCATTGGCCGGTGCGCAATTTGATATTTATAATAGTGACAATAAAAAAATAGGCAGTCTAACTACTGATCAAAATGGACAAGCACAATACCCACAAAAATCTACAGATGTTACTGATGGTCTAATTATTGGTGATTATTATTTAAAGGAGACAAAAGCACCTAGTGGATATCAAATTAATTCAAACAATACTTATAATTTTTCTATTACAAAAGATGATTTAAAACAGTCTACCTTTGAAAATATGTATTACAAACAAAAAACAATTGAAAATCAGCGTCAAGATGAAAAGATTGATATTAATGGAACAAAAACCTGGGAAGATAACAACGATCAAGACGGCAAACGACCAGAAAAAATAGTCATTCACCTATTAAAAAATGGTAAAGAGATTGATTCTAAAGAAGTGACAAAAGCACAAAACTGGCAATATAGTTTCAAAAATCTGCCTAAAAATGAAAATGGCAAAGAGAATAACTATGCAATCACAGAAAACGTAGTGCCAGGCTATGAAGCAATACCAAATGGCTATAATCTAACAAATAAACATACACCAGAAAAAACAGAAATATCCGGAACAAAAACCTGGGATGACAACAATAACCAAGATAGGAAACGTCCGGAAAAAATCACCGTTCATTTAATGAATGGTAACAAAGAAGTAGCGACTAAAGAAGTAAGTGAAAAAGATGGCTGGAAATACAGCTTCACTGGCATACCTGTTTACGAAAACGGCAAAAAAATCGAGTATACTTTAAAAGAAGATCAAGTACCAGGCTATACTACTAAAGTAGATGGCTATAATCTAACAAATAAATATACGCCAGAAACAACCGAAGTATCCGGAGCAAAAACCTGGGATGACAACAACGATCAAGATGGCAAACGTCCAGAAAAGATCACAGTTCGTTTAATGAATGGTGACAAAGAAGTGGCAACCAAAGAAGTAAGCGAAAAAGAGGGCTGGAAGTATAGCTTTACTGGCCTACCTGTTTATGAAAAAGGTCAGAAGATCCATTACAGTATTAAAGAAGACAAAGTAGC